A part of Misgurnus anguillicaudatus chromosome 6, ASM2758022v2, whole genome shotgun sequence genomic DNA contains:
- the LOC129433697 gene encoding histone H4, whose protein sequence is MSGRGKGGKGLGKGGAKRHRKVLRDNIQGITKPAIRRLARRGGVKRISGLIYEETRGVLKVFLENVIRDAVTYTEHAKRKTVTAMDVVYALKRQGRTLYGFGG, encoded by the coding sequence ATGTCAGGAAGAGGCAAAGGTGGTAAAGGACTCGGTAAAGGAGGCGCTAAGCGTCATCGCAAGGTTTTGCGTGATAACATCCAGGGAATCACCAAACCCGCCATCCGTCGTCTCGCTCGTCGTGGTGGTGTCAAGCGTATCTCCGGTCTGATCTATGAGGAGACTCGCGGTGTGTTGAAGGTGTTTTTGGAGAACGTTATTCGTGACGCCGTCACCTACACTGAACACGCCAAGAGAAAGACCGTCACCGCCATGGATGTCGTTTATGCTCTGAAGCGTCAGGGTCGCACTCTGTACGGTTTCGGAGGTTAA
- the LOC129433327 gene encoding histone H2B: MPEPAKSAPKKGSKKAVTKTAGKGGKKRKRSRKESYAIYVYKVLKQVHPDTGISSKAMGIMNSFVNDIFERIAGESSRLAHYNKRSTITSREIQTAVRLLLPGELAKHAVSEGTKAVTKYTSSK, translated from the coding sequence ATGCCTGAACCAGCGAAGTCCGCACCTAAGAAGGGGTCCAAGAAGGCCGTTACTAAAACCGCAGGTAAGGGCGGTAAGAAGCGAAAGAGGTCCAGGAAGGAGAGCTATGCTATCTACGTCTACAAGGTCCTGAAGCAGGTTCATCCTGACACCGGGATTTCTTCTAAGGCCATGGGCATCATGAACTCTTTCGTCAATGATATTTTCGAGCGTATCGCCGGTGAGTCTTCTCGTCTCGCTCACTACAACAAGCGCTCCACCATCACATCGAGAGAGATCCAGACCGCCGTGCGTCTGCTGCTGCCCGGTGAACTCGCCAAACACGCCGTGTCTGAGGGAACAAAGGCCGTCACCAAGTACACCAGCTCCAAATAA
- the LOC129433286 gene encoding histone H1-like, whose product MAETAPVAAAAPAKAPKKKSAAKAKKTGPSVGDLIVKAVSASKERNGVSLAALKKALAAGGYDVEKKNARVKIAIKNLVTKGTLVQTKGTGASGSFKLNKKQAETKAKPAKKTAPKAKKPAAKKPAAAKKPKTAATKKTAAKKSPKKAAKKPAATAAKKATKSPKKAKKPAAPKKAAKSPKKAKAAKPKTKPKAAKPKKAAPKKK is encoded by the coding sequence ATGGCTGAAACCGCTCCAGTTGCTGCCGCCGCGCCGGCCAAAGCACCCAAGAAGAAATCCGCCGCTAAAGCCAAGAAAACTGGACCAAGCGTCGGTGATCTCATCGTCAAAGCTGTTTCGGCATCCAAGGAGAGGAACGGCGTCTCTCTCGCCGCCCTGAAGAAAGCGCTCGCCGCCGGTGGCTACGACGTGGAGAAGAAAAACGCTCGCGTCAAGATCGCCATCAAGAATCTCGTGACTAAAGGCACTCTGGTCCAGACCAAAGGGACCGGCGCTTCTGGGTCTTTTAAACTCAACAAAAAGCAGGCAGAGACCAAGGCAAAACCAGCAAAGAAAACCGCTCCTAAAGCAAAGAAGCCCGCAGCCAAGAAACCCGCCGCTGCCAAGAAGCCCAAGACTGCAGCGACAAAGAAGACCGCCGCTAAGAAATCACCCAAGAAAGCAGCGAAGAAGCCAGCCGCCACCGCCGCTAAAAAGGCAACAAAGAGCCCCAAGAAAGCAAAGAAACCAGCGGCTCCTAAGAAAGCAGCGAAGAGCCCCAAGAAAGCAAAGGCTGCTAAACCCAAGACAAAGCCCAAAGCAGCTAAGCCTAAAAAGGCAGCGCCCAAAAAGAAATAA
- the LOC141364137 gene encoding histone H3-like — MARTKQTARKSTGGKAPRKQLATKAARKSAPATGGVKKPHRYRPGTVALREIRRYQKSTELLIRKLPFQRLVREIAQDFKTDLRFQSSAVMALQESSEAYLVGLFEDTNLCAIHAKRVTIMPKDIQLARRIRGERA, encoded by the coding sequence ATGGCAAGAACAAAGCAGACCGCTCGTAAATCCACCGGAGGCAAAGCGCCCAGGAAGCAGCTCGCTACTAAAGCTGCCCGTAAGAGCGCCCCAGCCACAGGCGGTGTGAAGAAGCCTCATCGTTACAGGCCCGGTACCGTAGCGCTGAGAGAAATCCGCCGCTATCAGAAGTCCACTGAGTTGTTGATCCGTAAGCTGCCATTTCAGCGTCTGGTGAGAGAAATCGCCCAGGACTTCAAGACTGATCTGCGTTTCCAGAGCTCCGCCGTCATGGCCCTGCAGGAGTCCAGCGAAGCTTATTTGGTCGGCCTGTTTGAGGACACCAACCTGTGTGCCATCCACGCCAAGAGGGTCACCATCATGCCCAAAGACATCCAGCTTGCCCGCCGCATTCGGGGAGAGCGTGCTTAA
- the LOC129433330 gene encoding histone H2B-like: MPEPAKSAPKKGSKKAVVKAAGKGGKKRKRSRKESYAIYVYKVLKQVHPDTGISSKAMGIMNSFVNDIFERIAGESSRLAHYNKRSTITSREIQTAVRLLLPGELAKHAVSEGTKAVTKYTSSK, from the coding sequence ATGCCTGAGCCAGCAAAGTCCGCGCCTAAGAAGGGGTCCAAGAAGGCCGTTGTTAAAGCCGCCGGAAAGGGAGGAAAGAAGCGCAAGAGGTCCAGGAAGGAGAGCTATGCCATCTACGTCTACAAGGTCCTGAAGCAGGTTCATCCTGACACCGGAATTTCCTCTAAGGCCATGGGGATCATGAACTCTTTCGTCAATGATATTTTCGAGCGTATCGCCGGTGAGTCCTCTCGTCTCGCTCACTACAACAAGCGTTCCACCATCACATCGAGAGAGATCCAGACCGCCGTACGTCTCCTGCTGCCCGGTGAACTCGCCAAACACGCCGTGTCTGAGGGAACAAAGGCTGTCACCAAGTACACCAGCTCCAAATAA
- the LOC141364138 gene encoding histone H4, whose amino-acid sequence MSGRGKGGKGLGKGGAKRHRKVLRDNIQGITKPAIRRLARRGGVKRISGLIYEETRGVLKVFLENVIRDAVTYTEHAKRKTVTAMDVVYALKRQGRTLYGFGG is encoded by the coding sequence ATGTCTGGAAGAGGCAAAGGTGGTAAAGGACTCGGAAAAGGAGGCGCTAAGCGTCATCGCAAAGTCTTGCGTGATAACATCCAGGGAATTACCAAACCCGCCATCCGTCGTCTCGCTCGTCGTGGTGGTGTCAAGCGTATTTCCGGTCTGATCTACGAGGAGACTCGCGGTGTGCTGAAGGTGTTTTTGGAGAATGTTATTCGTGACGCCGTCACCTACACTGAACACGCCAAGAGAAAGACCGTCACCGCCATGGATGTCGTTTATGCTCTGAAGCGTCAGGGTCGCACTCTGTACGGTTTTGGAGGTTAA
- the LOC129433313 gene encoding histone H2A-like, protein MSGRGKTGGKARAKAKTRSSRAGLQFPVGRVHRLLRKGNYGERVGAGAPVYLAAVLEYLTAEILELAGNAARDNKKTRIIPRHLQLAVRNDEELNKLLGRVTIAQGGVLPNIQAVLLPKKTEKPAKAK, encoded by the coding sequence ATGAGCGGCAGAGGCAAAACCGGTGGTAAAGCCAGAGCGAAGGCTAAGACTCGGTCATCCAGAGCCGGGCTTCAGTTTCCCGTCGGCCGTGTTCACAGACTTCTTCGCAAGGGTAACTACGGGGAGCGCGTAGGTGCTGGAGCTCCAGTTTATCTCGCCGCTGTGCTCGAATATCTTACTGCTGAGATCCTGGAGTTGGCTGGAAACGCCGCTCGTGACAACAAGAAGACTCGCATCATTCCCCGCCATTTACAGCTGGCAGTGCGTAACGACGAGGAGTTGAACAAACTCTTGGGGCGCGTGACCATCGCTCAGGGCGGTGTGTTGCCCAACATCCAGGCTGTGTTGTTGCCAAAGAAGACCGAGAAGCCCGCTAAAGCAAAGTAA